A segment of the Spiroplasma helicoides genome:
TATACCAACAAAGTAAATATCTTGAAAAATGAAAACGATGAGGTTAATATTAAAAACACTAAAAAGTTGGTTGAAAATATAAATGATATTGCTAGTTTTGAAAAAATAACTTTCTTTTTTTCGCAATTTAAAGCGGATTTAGATATGTATCAAGTTTTTGATGATATACAAAGTAAATACCATGAAGATATACTAATTGCTTGAGGTTTTTCAGATGATAGAAAAGAAATAGCATATATGATTTCTAATAAAAATGCTAATAAAGGTGATAAAACTTTAAAACTTATCGAAAGTCTTGGTTATAAAAATGAAGAAGTGATTTTTTTTGGAGATAGTGGTAATGACATACCTGCAATGAAAGTATTTATAAATAGTGTAGCTATGGGTAATGCTGATAATGAGGTTAAAAAAATAGCAAAATACACTACCGATCACTGTGTTGATGGTGGTATTATGAATTTCTTGAAAAAAAAATTGGAGTTGTAGTGATGAAATTAAAAAATATAAAAGTTATAATAACCGATTTAGATGGAACATTATTATTTAATAATAAATATGCTAGTGAAGAACAAAATGAATATTTGATAAATTTACAAAAAAAAGGTATTAAATTAATGATAGCCACAGGAAGAAATTGATTGCAAACAATTGATGTGGCAAAAACATTAAAAATAGATAAGTTTTTTAATAAAGTATTATGTGACAATGGTGTTTACTTATCAGATGTTAGCTCATTCAATCCAATATTAATTGATTTCGTTGATTCAAATGTTGTAAAGGAAATATTTGATAAATTAACCAAAGATAAAATAGCTGTTTTTTTAAAAAACTTTTATAACGAAAATATATTTTTGACAAACAGTTTTGGGTTAGAACATAAGTTTTTTTCAAGAGAAAATGAATTGATAAAAAATAATGAATTAAAATTTTTTGAGAATGTAAGTTTTATGTTTTCTCACTTTCCAATAGACTCGAAATTAAACATTTTTTTTAAAAAATTGAAAGATATATATCAAGAAAATATATCTGTTATTTGAGATTGCGATGATGAAAAAACACAAATTCATTACGTAGTTTCAAATATAAGCGCAAATAAAGGAATTAAGTCATTTAAGTTTTTGGAGAGTTTAGGTTATAAAAATGAAGAAATTATTTTTTTTGGAGATAGTGGTAATGACATACCTGCATTAAAGTTATATAAAAATAGTGTTGCTATGGGAAATTCTTTACAAGAAGTAAAAGATGCAGCTAAATACATAACAGATAATTGTCTCGATAATGGTATAATGAATTTTTTAAAAAAATATTTAGATTAAAAAAAAATAGAGTTATCTCTATTGTTTTTCATTATATACTCATTCAACGTCATTAGCTAGCATGTCAGATTGATAATTACTTAATTTAAATAAACTAGTTAAATAATTTTTATATAAATCTGTGTAAATAAATTTTTTAAATAAAAATATTTTAAAAATATAAAATAGTTCTAATATTTTTTCATCACTAAATTTTTTGTAATTTATTTTATCAAATTTAGCTTCTTCTAAAATTTTTCTTATTTTATTTGCTTTGCTATTTATGTCTAATTTATTTTTATTTAATTCTAGAACCTTAGCTTTTAAAGAAATTATTCTTTCTTGATTTAAATCTTCAATATTTATCAAATTTGAAAATAATAATAACTCTGATTCCAAATAAACCACAAGACTTAGATAAGTTGTTCTCATTTTTTCAACTTCATCATTTTTAAACATTCATTTTGGACTAACATAGTATTGAATAGTTTTTAAATTCATATTTTTAACATAGTGTCTAATATTATGTGAACTTAATTGTGATATTTTTTCTTTATTAAAGCTTTTTCTTAGTTTATCATTATCAGGTAATTTTCTTACTCTATTCATAAACCAATTTAAAAAAGTAGATATAATTCAAGATAAAATTAAGTTTATCAAAATTGTTACCATTGTTAACTTCATTGCACTGTATATTGAAAATATAAATATACCATCAGAAACAATTGCAGCAACTATAGAAAGTAGACTTATACTAACAAAAAGTCTTTCATTTACCAAAGGCACAGAAATAACATAATTAAGTTCTTTTAATTCCTTGGCCTTACGTCTTTTTGATCCTATCAAACCTGTTTTTATATTTCAGTCAATTGAAACTTCATCTTTTATATCAATTGTTGCGAATTTATAAATTTTAGATATAACAATGACCGAAACAATAATTACTAAAATTGATGTTATCAAATTAGGTATTATAGAAAATGGTTTGCTAGCAGTGATAAACTCAAATATTTTTGTTCCCACTATGTCTGAATATTTATCTACAAAATATGATTTGTCGTTTTGCATAAATGAATATATTAAACTTATTACTACTAAATGAATAAAAGTTAAAAAAATTAAAAATGAAAATCAAACCAATATTATAATTCTTGCTTTTTTTATTTCATGTAAATTAAACATAATACTCCTTATTTGTCATAAACTCCTAAACATTATAACTTAAAAAATAAATAAAAAAGGATATTACACCTTTTTTATTTATTCTTTTACAGCTTTTTCTTCTTTCATTAATCCTGCTTCGTAAAGGTTTTTAAAGTGCCCTTCTTGATTTTTCAACTCGTTGAATGTTCCCATTTGAACAACACCTAAACCTCTTGCTAAAACTATTATTTGGTCAACATTTTTGATTGTTGATAATCTGTGTGCAATAGAAATACTTGTTCTTCCCTTCATGAGTTTATCAAGTTCAGCTTGTATTTCTTTTTCAACAATATTATCTAAAGCACTAGTTGCTTCATCAAGAATTAATAATTGTGGATTTTTTAAAAACATTCTTGCAATAACAAGTCTTTGTTTTTGCCCACCTGATAACATAAATCCTCTTTCACCAAGCATTGTTTCATATTTATTTGGTCAACTCATAATTAGATTATGTAAATTTGCTTTTTTAGCAGCAGCAATAACTTCTTCTTCTGAAGCATTTGGGCTTGTATACATAATATTTTCTTTTGCAGTACCAAACATTATTTGTGGTTCTTGTTCAACATAGCCCACTTTATCTAAATATGATTTTAAATTCAAGTCTTTTAAATTATCTTCTCCATTTATAAGTATTTTACCTTCAGTTGGATCATAAAATCTTAGTAATAATTTTGCTATTGATGATTTACCGCTTCCAGTTTCACCAACAAAGGCATAACTTTTACCTTTTTCAAAAGTGAAATTAAAATTTGGTAAAACATTTACTTCTGGTTTTTCGGGATAATTAAATGAAACTTCATGAAAAACAATGTCTTTATCAATTTGTAGTAGTTCTTTACCCTCACCTTTATAATAATGAGCATCAAATCTTGGTTTTGAGTTTGTAATTTGGTGAACTCTTCTTGTACATTCATTTGCCATCATATAACCAAAAGCAAATCTTAACAATAAAAATATTGGTGAAGTCATAGTTCCCAAACCGGCAATAAATGTTGTTGCTATTATTACCAAGTGTTGTAGATCATTGCTATAAAAACCATAAGCAGATGACAGTACAATCAATTGAATAGACATTATTGTTAGAAATGCTCCTGTCAAAACAAAACTTAATCTTTTAAAGAACTTTTTAACAGTATCATAAAAATCTCCATGTATTTCTTGAAAACGTTTTTTCTCATATTCTTCAGTTCCACTAGCTTTTATTAATCTTATCACTCCGATTCTATCGGTTATATCTCCATTAACATAAGTTATAGTAGTTCTTAATCTCCCAATTCACATTCTTACTCTTTTTAAAAAGAAAAACATCATTGATAGACCAAACAGAACAAAGCTCATAGATATTAAACCAAGTTTTCAGTCAATGAATATTAAAACAATTGCTGAACCAATAAAGTTAAAGACGGCCATTAACATCATTGTCGGGATTTGACGAGTTTGTTCACCAATCAATCAAGTATCAGCTCCAATTTTAGTAAGAATTTCCCCAATTTTTTGATTACTGTAGTATGAAATATCTTGTTTAATTAAAGCTTTTAATGTTTCATTTCTTAAGAATATTTCTATATCTTTACCTAATTTTCCAACCGCTATATTTCTTGTAAAAATAAATATAGCCAATACCACATAAAAAACTAATTGTAGAGCAACTCAATCTTGCCAAGCAAATTGTCAAATAACAAAAGTTGTAGTTGCCCCATTTCCCAACCTTAAACAATTAAGTGTTTGTTGCATTAATAATGGTATTGAAACTGCCATAGCACTACCTAATATTGATAGGATAAAAATCAAAATTCCAAATCCTGGATGTTTTTTTAAGTATGAGAAGAGCAATCATAAATAACCATGTTGTTTTTTTTCCTCTAAAATACTAGATTGTATTTTAGATTTCGTTTTTTCTTCATAAATCATTTTACTTTCACCTATCCCATCAGTCCTGCATTATACAATTTAGAAAAATGTCCTTCTTTAACTTTTAACTCATCAAATGTACCTACTTGAACAATACCTCCAGCATTACCCCCTAAAACAATAATTTGATCACATTTTTTTATTGTTGAGAGTCTATGCGCAATAACAATTGTAGTTCTACCAATAACCAATTTATCTAACTGAGCCTGAACCTCTTTTTCAACAATGTTATCTAATGCACTAGTCGCTTCATCAAGAATTAATAATTCAGGATTTTTTAAAAACATTCTCGCAATAACTAACCTTTGTTTTTGTCCACCCGAAAAGATAAACCCTCTTTCTCCTAAAATTGTGTCATATTTATCAGAAAGAGTTAATATGAAGTCATGTAGTCTCGCTTTTTTTGCAGCCTCTATCACTTCGTCGTCGGTTGCATCAAATTTTGCATATCTAATATTATCCATAACAGTACCATATAATATTTGGGGTTCTTGTTCAACATAGCCAATTTTATCTAAATAACTTTGTAAATCAATATTTTTTAAATCTATACCATTAACAAGGACTTGGCCTTTAGATGGATCATAAAATCTTAAAAGCACTTTTGCGATTGTAGATTTACCGCTACCTGTTTCACCAACAAAGGCATAGCTTTTACCTTTTTCAAACTTGAATGATGTTACAGGTAATATTAACTTATTTGGTGATTCAGGATATATAAACTCTAAGTCTTTTATTTCGATTGTATCTATTTTATCAATTTTGATTGGGTCTGATACATAATCAAGAAGACTTTTTTGTGTATAAATGTAATTAAGTCTTCAGTTACAATTCATTGATCTTGATAAAGATCTTAAAATCATCGGCATCAAAAACATTGCTCCAGTCAAAATTGAAAGAGTTGAAACAAATGGAATTACTAAAGCGGATATTTGTTCAAGTGTGTGTGTACCATTATACAAAGCAATTATGCATATGGTTATGACTCCTGGTAATATTCAACCAAAAAAGTTAGCAAAAATAATTAATAAAGTCTCCAATCAAACTATTTTATTTATTTTTTTACCGTATTGTTCGTTATAACCTTTAATTCTATCAATCTCACTTAACTCAGTACCACTAGATTTGATAAGTCTAATATTCATAAGTCTATCTGTATTATCAGCATCAAGATTTTGTTTGTAATCCAATGATATGATAAGTGCTTTTTGATAAGCAAAAAAAACAATTAACGAAATTACAAATAATAAAATAAAAATTCCAACAGCTATTCCAGCTATAAAAGGATCTAATGAAAACATTATTATATTTATAGTTACAAACATAATGATCACATAATTTAAATTAGTAAATCACTCATTTAAACCATCCGCTGCTCCTTGTGAATCACCAATAATCTTAGTCATATAGTTACCTATTTGATGTTTTGAATAAAAACTTAGGTCCACATCTACCAAAGCTTTTAAACATTTAACTCTAACTCAAATTTCAATTTTTCTGGTTCAAATACCACCAACATAGTTTAATAAAAATTCAATACAAGCATATAAAAAAATCATAATCGAACCAACAGCAACTCAGCTATATCAATGCATATTTAATCCAAATATATTACTTCCACCCTCATTTGTAATGTTTTTAATTAGATTCGAAATTATGAGAGACATACCAGAAAAAAGTAAAGTATCTATTATTGACAGTCATAAAAAACTTCAAAATAAAGCTGGGTGTGCTTTTATAGCTCCTTTTAATAAAGCTCCATATTTTTTAAACTTATCTTTTGAAAAAAATTTTATTCTTTCCTCAATTTTTTGCATTTTTTCCTCCCTAAACTTGGTGCTTTTTAATTTAAATTTTTTAAATAAAGATTTATAATAAATTAACTTTCATATAACTAATTCAGACAAAACAAAGAATATTAATTTTTAAAGTTATATTAAACATAATTTATAAAAAACTTAAATATTAAATAAGATTTATTATATTATATACCTTTAAAAAAATAAAAAAAGTATTTTAAATTTTTTGAAATAAATACAATTTTTTATTTAATTTAAATATTTAAGTACTTTGTCATCCTTTAATTAAAGTTATTTTTAAAAAAACTAAAAAAATCCTCGTCTAAACTTCAATCCTCGCCTGTAAATGATGTATATAAATCACCTGTAACATTCAAATAATTATCAAAACCATGAACTGGACAAACATATTTACAATTTTCTATATTATGAGTGAATCTATTTATATCTTCAATATTAGTTTCAAAAAAAACTAAGTCTTTAGATATTTGTTCTATTTCTTCATTTGATATATTTTTATTTAAAGATAATTGTGCTAAATATGAAAGTTTATATGAAAATATTGCATAATAATACAATATTTTATAACTAGAATACATCCTTGCATAACTCCCATTATTATGAATTTTTTTCAAAAAACTTTGATCTTTCATTTTTATATCATATGAATCAATTAGTTCAATATAATCAAAAAATAAGTTATTACTACTCTCAAAAATATCATAAAATTTTCATAAATCTATAGTGCTATCATACTCCATTAATTTTTTATTTATTTCATTAAAGGGAAAGTCAATTTTGTACTCTTCTTTTATATTATCAAATTCAACAAGAACTTCTTCTACTTGTAATTTAAAAATAGCCGCCAATAAATTACAAAACATTCTTAATTCTTTCGCATTTTTTAATATGTTATGCATTTTGACTTGTATTGACGCATGTTTTAAAATTGAATAGTAAGTTTTGTAATTAATTAAAAAGTTTCTTAAATCATCTAAAATATTTTGTGTATAAATTATTCCTTCTTCACTATTATACTTATTATATAATTTTTCAAAACTTTGAGTAAAAACTAAAATATCACTTATTTTATTAAACTCTTTTACTTTTTCAAGTTTTTTTATCAGCACTTTTGAAGATGGAAAAACCTTATTTGCATACTTTTTAAAATCATCAAAAACTTTATTTAAAAAGCATACATATATATACTCATAGTCAAAATTTATTTCTTTAACCTTCATAAACAACCTCTTGAACTCATTGTTAATCTTTTTTAATTTATATAACTTATTATATATTTTTTTAAAAAAAATAGCATTAGAATAACGGAAGTTAAGTAGACCATTTGCAAATATAATAAATGGTCTTTTATATATTAAAATTATATTTTATTTGTTGTAAATTATTGTAAATATTTGAGAACTTCTTAAAATAATAATAAAAATTTTCCTTATTTTCAAATTTATTACCAAAAGTTTTATAAAATTTTTGTTTAATTCATCCATTTAGACTTTCGGTTGGTGCATTATGTTTAAAGCCTTTTTTAGACATAGAATGAACTATAAAATCATTTTCATTTACATAGTTAAAAATAAGCTCATTAGCAAAGGCAGAACCTCTATCAGATTGTATTATCTTTTGATTTGCTTTTTCAATGGCATAGTTATTTGTTTCTTTAAAAACAGATAATGCACTATTTGAATTTTCACTTTTATCAAAACTATAACTAACTATAGTTCTTTTTTCTCAATCATATGATATTAAACAATTAATTTTACTT
Coding sequences within it:
- a CDS encoding HAD-IIB family hydrolase, coding for MKNIKVVVTDLDSTLLYNDKFANLEQNKYLKELQNKGIKLIFATGRNWIKTKDWALELELNKFANIVVCENGSYITKVDNLEPMMIDYLEPKIAQDIFKQLNSENIKVYFQKIDEQDILYTNKVNILKNENDEVNIKNTKKLVENINDIASFEKITFFFSQFKADLDMYQVFDDIQSKYHEDILIAWGFSDDRKEIAYMISNKNANKGDKTLKLIESLGYKNEEVIFFGDSGNDIPAMKVFINSVAMGNADNEVKKIAKYTTDHCVDGGIMNFLKKKLEL
- a CDS encoding HAD-IIB family hydrolase, with product MKLKNIKVIITDLDGTLLFNNKYASEEQNEYLINLQKKGIKLMIATGRNWLQTIDVAKTLKIDKFFNKVLCDNGVYLSDVSSFNPILIDFVDSNVVKEIFDKLTKDKIAVFLKNFYNENIFLTNSFGLEHKFFSRENELIKNNELKFFENVSFMFSHFPIDSKLNIFFKKLKDIYQENISVIWDCDDEKTQIHYVVSNISANKGIKSFKFLESLGYKNEEIIFFGDSGNDIPALKLYKNSVAMGNSLQEVKDAAKYITDNCLDNGIMNFLKKYLD
- a CDS encoding ABC transporter ATP-binding protein, with the translated sequence MIYEEKTKSKIQSSILEEKKQHGYLWLLFSYLKKHPGFGILIFILSILGSAMAVSIPLLMQQTLNCLRLGNGATTTFVIWQFAWQDWVALQLVFYVVLAIFIFTRNIAVGKLGKDIEIFLRNETLKALIKQDISYYSNQKIGEILTKIGADTWLIGEQTRQIPTMMLMAVFNFIGSAIVLIFIDWKLGLISMSFVLFGLSMMFFFLKRVRMWIGRLRTTITYVNGDITDRIGVIRLIKASGTEEYEKKRFQEIHGDFYDTVKKFFKRLSFVLTGAFLTIMSIQLIVLSSAYGFYSNDLQHLVIIATTFIAGLGTMTSPIFLLLRFAFGYMMANECTRRVHQITNSKPRFDAHYYKGEGKELLQIDKDIVFHEVSFNYPEKPEVNVLPNFNFTFEKGKSYAFVGETGSGKSSIAKLLLRFYDPTEGKILINGEDNLKDLNLKSYLDKVGYVEQEPQIMFGTAKENIMYTSPNASEEEVIAAAKKANLHNLIMSWPNKYETMLGERGFMLSGGQKQRLVIARMFLKNPQLLILDEATSALDNIVEKEIQAELDKLMKGRTSISIAHRLSTIKNVDQIIVLARGLGVVQMGTFNELKNQEGHFKNLYEAGLMKEEKAVKE
- a CDS encoding ABC transporter ATP-binding protein, which produces MQKIEERIKFFSKDKFKKYGALLKGAIKAHPALFWSFLWLSIIDTLLFSGMSLIISNLIKNITNEGGSNIFGLNMHWYSWVAVGSIMIFLYACIEFLLNYVGGIWTRKIEIWVRVKCLKALVDVDLSFYSKHQIGNYMTKIIGDSQGAADGLNEWFTNLNYVIIMFVTINIIMFSLDPFIAGIAVGIFILLFVISLIVFFAYQKALIISLDYKQNLDADNTDRLMNIRLIKSSGTELSEIDRIKGYNEQYGKKINKIVWLETLLIIFANFFGWILPGVITICIIALYNGTHTLEQISALVIPFVSTLSILTGAMFLMPMILRSLSRSMNCNWRLNYIYTQKSLLDYVSDPIKIDKIDTIEIKDLEFIYPESPNKLILPVTSFKFEKGKSYAFVGETGSGKSTIAKVLLRFYDPSKGQVLVNGIDLKNIDLQSYLDKIGYVEQEPQILYGTVMDNIRYAKFDATDDEVIEAAKKARLHDFILTLSDKYDTILGERGFIFSGGQKQRLVIARMFLKNPELLILDEATSALDNIVEKEVQAQLDKLVIGRTTIVIAHRLSTIKKCDQIIVLGGNAGGIVQVGTFDELKVKEGHFSKLYNAGLMG